A window of Chloracidobacterium sp. N contains these coding sequences:
- the hutG gene encoding N-formylglutamate deformylase codes for MASSSVEPVFELHPGDVPVLISLPHVGTVVPPEIAADWTDEARTLPDTDWHLGELYAFARQLDVGILQARLSRYVVDVNRPPDDLPLYHGKHYTELCPTRMFTGEPIYCEGKTPDAMEIARRRAHYWQPYHDALEQELTRLQARHGYVILWEGHSIKSRLPWLFEGTLPDFNLGTASGASCAPELRQALCAALAAQKELTYVADDRFKGGYITRHYGRPEQGRHAVQLEMAWSCYMRDEAPPYRIDPERAGRLLPILEKLIITALAWSPS; via the coding sequence ATGGCGTCATCGTCGGTTGAACCGGTATTTGAACTCCATCCGGGTGATGTTCCCGTGCTGATCAGCCTGCCGCACGTGGGGACGGTTGTGCCGCCGGAGATTGCCGCCGACTGGACTGACGAAGCGAGAACCCTGCCCGATACTGACTGGCATCTGGGTGAACTCTACGCCTTCGCCCGCCAACTGGATGTCGGCATCCTGCAGGCGCGGCTGTCACGGTACGTCGTGGATGTCAACCGTCCGCCCGACGACCTGCCGCTCTATCACGGCAAGCACTACACGGAGCTTTGCCCGACGCGCATGTTCACCGGAGAACCCATTTACTGCGAAGGGAAGACACCGGATGCAATGGAAATTGCCCGACGGCGCGCACATTACTGGCAGCCGTATCATGACGCGCTCGAACAAGAGTTGACGCGCCTTCAGGCGCGTCATGGTTATGTCATCCTGTGGGAAGGCCACAGCATCAAGTCCCGGTTGCCGTGGCTTTTCGAGGGAACGCTGCCGGATTTCAACCTTGGCACAGCCAGTGGTGCAAGCTGCGCACCAGAGCTGCGCCAGGCGCTGTGTGCTGCGCTGGCTGCGCAAAAGGAACTGACCTACGTGGCTGATGACCGCTTCAAAGGTGGCTACATTACGCGCCATTACGGCCGGCCGGAGCAGGGACGCCACGCCGTCCAACTGGAAATGGCCTGGTCCTGTTACATGCGCGACGAAGCGCCGCCCTATCGGATTGACCCGGAACGCGCCGGGCGTCTGCTCCCGATTTTGGAGAAACTCATCATTACGGCGCTCGCCTGGAGTCCGTCATGA
- the hutU gene encoding urocanate hydratase, translated as MSRILRAPRGTELSCRNWQIEAAYRMLHNNLDPEVAERPEDLVVYGGAGKAARNWACFEAICDTLRRLGEDETLLIQSGKPVGVFRTHPDAPRVLLANSNLVPRWATWEHFDELDRRGLMMYGQMTAGSWIYIGTQGIVQGTYETFAEMGRQHYGGDLRGRWVLTAGLGGMGGAQPLAAVFAGAAALVIECQVSRMEARCRTHYLDEWTDNLDDALRRIERYTAENKAVSVGLLGNAAEILPALVERARQGGLRPDIVTDQTAAHDLIHGYLPVGWTVEQWQAAQRDPAQHGTLRRAAAESCARHVRAMLDFQALGARVVDYGNNLRQVAFDEGVTDAFMIPGFVPAYIRPLFCRGKGPFRWVALSGDPEDIYRTDRRLMELFPDNDHLHRWLTMAEQRIAFQGLPARICWLGLGERHRAGLAFNEMVRKGELKAPVVIGRDHLDAGSVASPNRETEQMRDGSDAVSDWPLLNALLNTASGATWVSLHHGGGVGMGYSQHAGMVIVCDGTEAAERRLERVLWNDPATGVMRHADAGYADAVECARAQGLWLPMLDTDA; from the coding sequence ATGTCCAGAATTCTTCGCGCACCACGCGGAACGGAGCTTTCCTGCCGCAACTGGCAGATTGAAGCGGCGTACCGCATGCTGCACAACAACCTTGACCCGGAAGTTGCCGAACGACCGGAAGACCTGGTCGTGTATGGCGGGGCCGGCAAAGCCGCCCGCAACTGGGCGTGTTTTGAAGCCATCTGCGACACCCTGCGCCGGTTGGGAGAAGATGAAACCCTGCTCATCCAGTCGGGCAAGCCGGTGGGCGTCTTTCGTACGCACCCGGACGCCCCACGGGTGTTGCTGGCCAACTCGAACCTCGTACCCCGCTGGGCTACGTGGGAACACTTCGACGAACTCGACCGGCGCGGCCTGATGATGTACGGGCAGATGACGGCCGGTTCGTGGATTTACATCGGTACGCAGGGCATTGTGCAGGGCACGTACGAGACCTTTGCCGAAATGGGCCGCCAGCACTACGGCGGCGACCTGCGCGGGCGCTGGGTGCTCACGGCCGGGCTGGGCGGCATGGGCGGGGCACAGCCGTTGGCGGCGGTGTTTGCCGGGGCGGCGGCGCTGGTCATCGAGTGCCAGGTCAGCCGGATGGAAGCCCGCTGCCGGACGCACTACCTCGATGAGTGGACGGACAACCTCGACGACGCCCTCCGGCGCATCGAACGCTACACGGCGGAGAACAAGGCGGTTTCCGTCGGCCTGCTCGGCAATGCGGCGGAAATCCTCCCGGCGCTGGTGGAACGCGCCCGGCAGGGGGGGCTACGTCCTGACATCGTGACCGACCAGACAGCCGCGCACGACCTGATTCACGGCTACCTGCCGGTGGGCTGGACGGTTGAGCAGTGGCAGGCGGCCCAACGCGATCCGGCACAGCACGGGACGCTGCGCCGGGCAGCGGCGGAAAGCTGCGCGCGGCATGTCCGGGCCATGCTCGACTTTCAGGCCCTGGGCGCCAGGGTAGTGGATTACGGCAACAACCTGCGCCAAGTCGCTTTTGACGAAGGCGTGACGGATGCCTTCATGATTCCGGGCTTCGTCCCGGCCTACATCCGCCCGCTGTTTTGCCGTGGCAAGGGGCCGTTCCGGTGGGTGGCGCTGTCGGGCGACCCGGAAGACATTTACCGCACCGACCGGCGTCTGATGGAGCTGTTTCCTGACAACGACCACCTGCATCGCTGGTTGACCATGGCTGAGCAGCGGATTGCTTTTCAGGGGCTGCCAGCGCGCATCTGCTGGCTGGGTCTGGGTGAACGCCACCGGGCGGGACTGGCGTTCAACGAGATGGTCCGCAAGGGCGAACTCAAAGCGCCCGTTGTCATCGGCCGCGATCACCTGGATGCGGGTTCGGTGGCTTCCCCCAACCGGGAAACCGAGCAGATGCGGGATGGCTCGGATGCGGTTTCCGACTGGCCGCTGCTCAATGCCCTGCTCAACACGGCCAGCGGCGCGACGTGGGTTTCACTCCACCACGGGGGCGGCGTTGGCATGGGCTATTCGCAGCATGCCGGGATGGTCATCGTGTGTGATGGTACGGAAGCCGCTGAACGGCGTCTGGAACGGGTGCTGTGGAATGACCCGGCAACCGGTGTGATGCGGCACGCTGATGCCGGCTATGCCGATGCCGTGGAGTGTGCCAGGGCGCAGGGGCTGTGGCTTCCCATGCTGGATACGGATGCCTGA
- the hutI gene encoding imidazolonepropionase, which translates to MLALWRNARLATLADAAAWGWIEDGALVVAGQYLHWVGDARHLPRSLPIAEEHDLGGALVTPGLVDCHTHLVYGGTRADEFEARLHGATYADMARQGGGILSTVRATRAASDDELLAAAIRRARALLAEGVTTVEIKSGYGLTCADEARCLRIARQLAQRLPLTVCTTYLAAHALPPEFAGRPDDYIAEVCAWLPELHAAGLVDAVDAFCETIGFSVEQTRRIFETARQLGLPVKLHAEQLSDQGGALLAAEFGALSCDHLEYVNPAGIRAMAQSGTVAVLLPGAFYFLRETQRPPVAALRAAGVPLAVATDHNPGSSPTLSLLLMLNLACTLFQLTPEEALRGVTVHAARALGLADRGILAAGRRADFVVWPLEHPRELAYWFGGCHPQQVIVGGKEVVRHGVIVG; encoded by the coding sequence ATGTTGGCATTGTGGCGCAACGCGCGATTGGCGACGTTGGCAGACGCGGCCGCCTGGGGCTGGATTGAAGACGGCGCCCTGGTCGTTGCCGGTCAATACCTGCACTGGGTTGGCGATGCGCGCCACCTGCCCCGCAGCCTGCCCATTGCCGAAGAACATGACCTGGGCGGTGCACTGGTGACGCCGGGACTGGTGGATTGCCACACGCACCTGGTCTATGGCGGAACACGCGCCGATGAGTTTGAAGCCCGGCTGCACGGCGCAACCTATGCCGACATGGCGCGGCAGGGCGGCGGCATTCTCTCCACCGTAAGGGCAACCCGCGCGGCTTCTGACGACGAACTTCTGGCCGCCGCCATCCGCCGCGCCCGCGCACTTCTGGCAGAAGGCGTCACGACGGTCGAAATCAAGTCCGGGTATGGGCTGACCTGTGCTGATGAAGCCCGCTGCCTGCGCATTGCCCGCCAACTGGCGCAGCGCCTGCCGCTGACGGTCTGCACGACTTACCTGGCTGCGCACGCCCTGCCGCCGGAGTTTGCCGGTCGCCCGGATGACTACATTGCCGAAGTCTGCGCCTGGCTGCCGGAGTTGCACGCCGCTGGCCTGGTGGATGCTGTGGATGCCTTCTGCGAAACCATCGGGTTTTCGGTCGAACAAACGCGGCGCATCTTTGAAACAGCCCGGCAGTTGGGGCTGCCGGTCAAACTCCACGCTGAACAGTTGAGTGACCAGGGCGGAGCGTTGCTGGCGGCTGAGTTTGGCGCGCTTTCCTGTGACCACCTGGAATATGTCAACCCGGCTGGCATCCGCGCCATGGCGCAGTCCGGCACAGTGGCCGTCCTGTTGCCGGGAGCCTTCTACTTTCTGCGTGAAACACAACGTCCGCCGGTGGCCGCGCTGCGGGCCGCCGGTGTTCCGCTGGCGGTAGCGACCGACCACAATCCGGGTTCGTCACCGACACTCTCCCTGCTGCTGATGCTCAATCTGGCCTGTACGCTCTTTCAGCTTACGCCGGAAGAAGCCCTGCGTGGCGTTACGGTCCATGCCGCGCGGGCGCTGGGACTTGCCGACCGGGGCATCCTGGCGGCCGGCAGGCGGGCGGATTTCGTCGTCTGGCCGCTGGAACATCCCCGTGAACTGGCCTACTGGTTCGGTGGCTGTCATCCGCAGCAGGTGATCGTGGGAGGCAAAGAGGTGGTGCGTCATGGCGTCATCGTCGGTTGA